One genomic segment of Chitinophaga sancti includes these proteins:
- a CDS encoding DUF5682 family protein: MPIHILGIRHHGPGSARRVRAALEKIKPDIVLVEGPPDADGILEWVGHDELKPPVAILVFQPDDPKKAVFYPFSEFSPEWQAILYARQNKIPVKFMDLPMANQFELRHQPTADSSLNNNVVVPDAVTLRRNPIAWLAAAAGFEEEETWWEHEFEYRQDEEQVFDAITEGMHALRTDLPLPYDREEQLREAWMRKTIRQAEKEMYTEIAVICGAWHAPALTHMPKAKDDNELLKGLPKVKTAVSWVPWTYNRLSYKSGYGAGINSPGWYEHIWNHPADDGIRWMARVARLFREEQKDISVAHVMEAVRLATALASLRGLPRPGLEELNEATLSVLCNGEDILIKLIEKSLIVSDKIGEVPIDVPRPPLQTDIEKLQKKLRLPQIADFKDYTLDLRKENDLERSIFLHRLELLGIKWGDRYDVSGKGTFKEQWRLQWDPSLSIDIIERGSWGNTVEEATNSYVKYRTQEATTLKEVCDLLESAIPAELDAAVDLLIRQINNLAAATGDVMQLMTVLPNLVQISRYGNVRKTDAALVEGIINSMITRICISLPAACTSLAEDAAAQLLELFYNMNDAILLLQQDDLTTQWQQTLSYIAHNNNTSPVIGGYATRLLSDHRQITGAELVKAFSFAMSTANPPAVAAAWLEGFLKGSGTLLLVDNDLWTVVNNWMNQLEQDTFTQLLPLLRRTFSGFSKPERRKLGEKAKSGVTTGSAAAAVELHFDEARAEKGIPIVMKMLGLKS, from the coding sequence ATGCCAATTCATATACTGGGCATACGGCACCATGGCCCCGGTTCTGCCAGGAGAGTACGCGCTGCCCTGGAAAAGATCAAACCGGACATCGTGCTGGTAGAAGGCCCGCCAGATGCTGATGGTATACTGGAATGGGTGGGACATGATGAATTGAAACCACCGGTAGCAATTCTCGTATTCCAACCCGATGACCCAAAGAAAGCAGTGTTCTATCCGTTCTCGGAATTTTCTCCGGAGTGGCAGGCAATCCTGTATGCAAGACAAAATAAGATCCCTGTCAAATTCATGGATCTGCCAATGGCGAATCAGTTTGAACTGCGGCATCAACCCACAGCTGATTCTTCTCTGAATAATAATGTAGTTGTTCCTGATGCAGTAACACTCCGGCGTAATCCCATTGCATGGCTGGCCGCTGCTGCTGGTTTTGAAGAAGAAGAAACCTGGTGGGAACATGAATTCGAATACCGCCAGGACGAAGAACAGGTATTCGATGCCATCACCGAAGGCATGCATGCCCTGCGTACAGATCTTCCTCTCCCCTACGACAGGGAAGAACAATTGCGTGAAGCATGGATGCGTAAAACTATCCGCCAGGCAGAAAAAGAAATGTACACAGAGATTGCTGTGATATGTGGTGCATGGCACGCACCTGCACTTACACACATGCCTAAAGCAAAGGATGATAATGAACTGCTCAAGGGATTACCAAAAGTAAAAACAGCGGTATCATGGGTACCCTGGACATACAACCGTTTGAGTTACAAAAGTGGTTATGGTGCAGGCATCAATTCGCCCGGTTGGTATGAGCATATCTGGAATCACCCCGCTGACGATGGTATCCGCTGGATGGCTCGCGTAGCAAGACTGTTCAGGGAAGAACAAAAAGATATTTCCGTCGCACATGTAATGGAAGCAGTTCGCCTTGCCACAGCATTAGCATCACTTCGTGGTTTACCAAGACCAGGATTGGAAGAACTAAATGAAGCGACACTTAGTGTACTCTGTAATGGTGAAGACATCCTGATCAAACTGATCGAGAAATCTTTGATCGTCAGTGATAAGATTGGTGAGGTACCCATCGATGTACCTCGTCCGCCATTGCAGACTGATATCGAAAAACTGCAAAAGAAACTTCGCTTACCACAGATAGCCGATTTCAAAGATTACACTTTAGATCTTAGAAAAGAAAACGACCTGGAACGAAGTATCTTCCTGCATCGTCTTGAACTCTTAGGTATTAAATGGGGGGATCGTTATGATGTATCTGGTAAAGGTACATTCAAGGAACAATGGCGTTTGCAATGGGATCCCTCTTTATCTATCGATATCATTGAAAGAGGTAGCTGGGGCAACACAGTAGAAGAAGCCACCAATAGTTATGTAAAATATCGTACACAGGAAGCCACTACCCTGAAAGAAGTATGCGACTTACTGGAAAGTGCGATACCTGCAGAACTGGATGCTGCCGTCGATTTATTAATCCGGCAGATCAATAATCTCGCTGCTGCCACCGGCGATGTGATGCAGCTGATGACGGTATTGCCAAACCTGGTACAGATCAGCAGATATGGTAACGTACGGAAAACAGATGCTGCACTGGTAGAAGGTATCATCAATAGCATGATTACCCGTATCTGCATCAGTTTACCTGCAGCCTGTACAAGTCTTGCAGAAGATGCGGCAGCACAGCTGCTGGAATTATTCTACAATATGAACGATGCGATCCTCCTATTGCAACAGGATGATCTCACTACACAATGGCAACAGACATTATCTTATATCGCACATAATAATAACACTTCGCCGGTGATCGGTGGATATGCTACCCGCTTATTATCTGATCACAGGCAAATTACAGGTGCAGAACTGGTGAAAGCATTCAGCTTCGCGATGTCTACTGCCAATCCTCCTGCTGTAGCTGCTGCATGGCTGGAAGGTTTCTTAAAAGGAAGTGGTACATTATTGTTAGTAGATAATGATCTGTGGACAGTGGTGAATAACTGGATGAACCAATTGGAGCAGGATACATTTACACAACTGCTGCCTTTACTGAGAAGAACATTTTCAGGATTCAGTAAACCTGAAAGAAGAAAGCTCGGCGAGAAAGCAAAGAGTGGTGTCACTACAGGTAGTGCGGCTGCAGCTGTCGAATTGCATTTCGATGAAGCGCGTGCAGAAAAAGGTATTCCGATTGTGATGAAAATGCTGGGACTTAAATCATAA
- a CDS encoding ATP-binding protein, giving the protein MSNILRQHAEQLFAQELEELQKQDTEKRPYMWKLSPQAVVTYLMGGTLKNGFEIQPKYIGNRRLMEIAVATLTTDRALLLYGLPGTAKSWVSEHLAAAISGDSTLIVQGTAGTGEEAIRYGWNYASLLAEGPTMGAIVETPVMRAMKDGKIARIEELTRIGADVQDTLITILSEKTLPVPELNTEVMAQKGFNIIATANNRDKGVNDLSSALKRRFNTVILPVPDNMEEEIDIVRRRVESYEKVMDLPAEKPALTEIRRIVTIFRELRSGITADGKTKIKIPSGTLSTAEAISVVNNGLAMAAYFGDGSLKAADIAAGIIGAVVKDPVQDKIVWQEYLETVIKTREEWKDIYRAFRDM; this is encoded by the coding sequence ATGTCCAACATTTTACGTCAACACGCGGAACAACTGTTCGCACAGGAACTGGAAGAACTGCAAAAACAGGATACTGAAAAGCGTCCTTATATGTGGAAATTATCTCCACAAGCCGTAGTTACTTACCTTATGGGAGGTACACTGAAAAATGGATTTGAAATACAGCCTAAATACATTGGTAACCGCCGTCTCATGGAGATCGCAGTAGCCACACTTACTACTGACAGGGCATTGCTGTTATACGGCCTGCCTGGTACCGCCAAGAGTTGGGTGAGTGAACATCTTGCAGCTGCTATCAGTGGTGACTCTACCCTGATCGTACAGGGTACCGCCGGCACTGGTGAAGAAGCCATTCGTTATGGCTGGAACTATGCCAGCCTGCTGGCAGAAGGCCCCACCATGGGCGCTATTGTTGAAACTCCGGTAATGCGTGCAATGAAAGATGGTAAGATCGCCCGTATCGAAGAGCTGACCCGTATCGGTGCAGATGTTCAGGATACCCTCATCACCATCCTCTCTGAAAAAACACTGCCTGTACCTGAGCTGAATACAGAAGTAATGGCCCAAAAAGGATTTAATATCATCGCTACAGCCAACAATAGGGATAAAGGTGTAAACGACCTTTCCAGTGCCTTAAAACGCCGTTTTAATACCGTTATTCTACCTGTTCCTGACAACATGGAAGAAGAGATCGACATCGTGAGGAGAAGAGTAGAAAGTTATGAGAAGGTAATGGACCTCCCAGCTGAGAAACCAGCCCTGACAGAGATCCGTCGTATCGTAACCATCTTCCGCGAACTGCGTAGCGGTATCACTGCCGATGGTAAGACCAAAATCAAAATACCAAGTGGTACCCTCAGCACTGCCGAAGCAATTTCTGTAGTAAACAATGGCCTGGCCATGGCTGCTTACTTTGGTGATGGTTCGCTCAAAGCAGCAGATATCGCAGCAGGTATCATTGGTGCTGTGGTCAAAGATCCCGTGCAGGATAAAATTGTATGGCAGGAATACCTTGAGACTGTCATCAAAACAAGAGAAGAGTGGAAGGATATTTACCGGGCATTCCGGGACATGTAA
- a CDS encoding DUF5691 domain-containing protein, giving the protein MWNNIVNTVLLGTGKKQLRKDDLPPALSAVADTVLGNKSLDVETQFLHLAAIALNYRQSGVTALQDSSVTLEPAPAEVLPYCSPAAWQALHTAIDMGLQVLILYWMEACASAQQLAPPEFIPTLMDMAIREKQWRNIAVTVCGKRGEWLGQLNPAWAFKKAETNEERWQTGSLEERKQVLSSIRQENPAQAREWLQQTWSQENAATRAELLKVLQINAGEEDVPWLETLLTDKSSKVKDETWTLLKQLPTSAIIQAYWQLLQQSITPSKKGLMNKKSLDIELQLPSDKRIADSGIQLLSSSKSVSDDAFILYQLTTYVPPVWWENYLQTDKKGVITYFNNTELTQQFNQALGLAAIRFKDLEWLQLILKESKEFFKDALEALPVHEQEAYALRFFEKEPQFLIRFLSERDYEWGLPLTRELFKWIAKNPYQYNRNFFDKQVQNIPLSIAGELESFAPDLPAYQATWNNTTEHIKRLLTCKAAINKAFINKK; this is encoded by the coding sequence ATGTGGAATAATATTGTTAACACCGTCCTGTTAGGTACAGGCAAAAAGCAACTGCGCAAAGACGATCTACCCCCTGCATTATCTGCCGTAGCTGATACCGTATTGGGAAATAAATCGCTGGATGTGGAAACACAGTTTCTGCACCTCGCCGCTATTGCGCTCAACTATCGCCAGAGTGGCGTCACTGCACTACAAGACAGCAGTGTCACCCTCGAACCTGCACCTGCCGAAGTACTGCCCTATTGTAGTCCTGCTGCATGGCAGGCATTACACACTGCGATCGACATGGGACTACAGGTACTCATCCTCTACTGGATGGAAGCCTGTGCTTCAGCACAACAACTGGCGCCTCCTGAATTCATTCCTACCCTGATGGATATGGCCATCAGGGAAAAACAATGGAGAAATATCGCTGTCACCGTTTGTGGCAAGAGAGGGGAATGGCTCGGCCAACTCAATCCTGCATGGGCTTTCAAAAAAGCAGAGACTAACGAAGAACGCTGGCAAACAGGATCACTGGAAGAACGCAAACAGGTACTGTCTTCAATCAGACAGGAAAACCCTGCACAAGCCAGAGAATGGCTGCAACAAACCTGGTCACAGGAAAACGCTGCTACCCGAGCCGAACTTCTGAAAGTATTGCAGATCAATGCTGGTGAAGAAGATGTGCCCTGGCTGGAAACACTGCTCACTGACAAAAGCTCTAAAGTAAAAGACGAAACATGGACATTACTCAAACAACTCCCCACGTCTGCTATCATTCAGGCTTACTGGCAGTTGTTGCAGCAAAGCATCACACCTTCCAAAAAAGGATTGATGAATAAGAAGTCGCTGGACATCGAATTGCAACTACCTTCTGATAAGCGGATTGCTGATTCAGGTATCCAGTTATTAAGCAGTTCTAAAAGCGTGAGCGATGATGCTTTCATTCTCTATCAGCTTACAACATATGTACCCCCTGTATGGTGGGAAAATTATCTGCAAACAGATAAGAAAGGTGTCATTACTTATTTTAACAATACTGAGCTTACACAGCAATTTAATCAGGCATTGGGTTTAGCCGCCATCCGCTTCAAAGACCTTGAATGGCTTCAGCTGATACTGAAAGAAAGCAAAGAGTTTTTCAAAGATGCACTGGAAGCATTACCCGTTCACGAACAGGAAGCCTATGCACTGAGATTCTTTGAAAAAGAACCACAGTTTCTGATCCGCTTCCTCAGCGAACGTGATTATGAATGGGGGCTTCCTCTGACCAGAGAACTATTCAAATGGATTGCTAAAAACCCTTACCAGTACAACCGCAATTTCTTTGACAAACAGGTACAGAATATACCCTTGTCAATCGCAGGCGAGCTGGAAAGTTTCGCACCTGACTTGCCTGCCTATCAGGCTACCTGGAACAATACGACTGAACACATCAAAAGATTATTGACCTGCAAGGCAGCCATCAATAAAGCTTTCATCAATAAAAAATGA
- a CDS encoding SWIM zinc finger family protein: MLLTEEHVLALAPDDASRKAGSALAGPGKWVSKGANTDALWGECQGSGSKPYQTQVDIVNVAFKCSCPSRKFPCKHGIGLMLLYARQKDTFTDNIPPAWVSEWLSKRSEKKVEKTDKPVDETAQAKRLQARQQKVADGITELMLWMKDIVRNGLLQIPEKGDAYWENMARRMVDAQAAGLAGMVRALGETNFYSEGWQNAFLDQLLRIYLVVQGYTQSTELDEPLQQELRALIGFTQNQEFLKQQPGIKDTWLVLSKQINEEENLVTERYWLYGQHSKQSALVLQFYVKNQTRPEVLITPGIALQGELVYFPSPTPLRAIIKYPVSNISLPAVSGMEGWAQVTDTETLLYKQMPVRSERPYIVQQLTPVQHNLQWWLKDQEERLMPLKAGYANIWKLLALSGGQPLNMALLGKEQQYEPLGAWHNGSYKLL; the protein is encoded by the coding sequence TTGCTCCTGACAGAAGAACATGTACTCGCCTTAGCCCCGGACGACGCTTCCCGTAAAGCGGGATCCGCATTGGCAGGTCCGGGAAAATGGGTAAGCAAAGGCGCCAACACTGACGCCTTATGGGGGGAATGCCAGGGTAGCGGCAGCAAGCCGTATCAAACCCAGGTAGACATCGTAAACGTAGCTTTCAAATGCAGCTGCCCCAGTCGAAAATTCCCCTGCAAACATGGTATAGGACTCATGCTCCTCTATGCCCGGCAAAAAGATACCTTCACGGACAATATACCCCCTGCCTGGGTGAGTGAATGGCTATCCAAACGCTCTGAAAAGAAAGTCGAAAAAACAGATAAGCCCGTAGACGAAACTGCGCAGGCAAAAAGATTACAGGCACGCCAGCAAAAAGTAGCCGATGGCATCACAGAACTGATGCTCTGGATGAAAGATATCGTACGCAATGGCCTGTTGCAGATACCTGAAAAAGGAGACGCCTATTGGGAAAATATGGCGCGAAGAATGGTCGATGCGCAAGCGGCCGGCCTCGCAGGAATGGTACGTGCCCTTGGCGAAACAAACTTCTATAGCGAAGGCTGGCAAAATGCGTTTCTCGATCAGCTCCTGCGCATCTATCTTGTGGTACAAGGGTATACCCAAAGTACTGAGTTGGATGAACCTTTACAACAGGAACTCCGTGCCCTGATCGGTTTTACCCAAAACCAGGAATTCCTGAAGCAACAACCCGGTATCAAAGACACCTGGCTGGTGCTCAGTAAACAGATCAATGAAGAAGAAAACCTGGTCACAGAACGCTACTGGCTCTATGGTCAGCATAGTAAGCAATCCGCATTGGTACTTCAGTTTTATGTTAAAAATCAGACACGTCCTGAAGTATTGATTACACCCGGTATTGCACTACAGGGTGAACTCGTTTACTTTCCTTCGCCTACGCCACTCAGAGCCATTATCAAATATCCTGTTTCCAACATTTCGCTGCCAGCTGTATCAGGTATGGAAGGCTGGGCACAGGTCACAGATACTGAAACTTTGCTGTACAAACAGATGCCTGTGCGCAGTGAACGACCTTATATTGTACAACAATTAACACCTGTTCAGCACAATCTGCAATGGTGGCTAAAAGACCAGGAAGAAAGGCTGATGCCCCTGAAAGCAGGCTATGCAAACATCTGGAAACTACTCGCCCTCAGTGGCGGTCAGCCATTGAACATGGCGCTGCTGGGCAAAGAACAACAATACGAACCTTTAGGCGCATGGCATAATGGCTCTTATAAACTATTGTAA
- a CDS encoding carotenoid biosynthesis protein: MNRPFADMPYGYPPAICYPLTEICMYILFLGCLYYAWKQGISKLAYLLGGFGFGLLLEYVNVKANAGYRYGHFLLMIGDIPVGIGAGWGIIMYTSRLITESMNMRLWPAAAMEALLALSIDWSMDVVAYRLHMWHWNWETIINPSVALSAQYFGVPWGNFYGWLCVVFFYSLFSRYLEKTRIWKIAIPLLAILISQIALYVTLFPISFFLKDHFNILSADKLVFTLLFFATLTAIEIIKMKRQPLNLPFITWLVPAWFHIYFFCWLFIGGFAAENTWMTILSVLSLLVGTLIHWLLILNTKSRT, from the coding sequence ATGAATCGTCCATTTGCCGATATGCCTTACGGCTATCCTCCAGCTATCTGCTATCCCCTCACCGAAATATGCATGTACATTCTTTTTTTAGGATGCCTCTACTACGCATGGAAACAAGGTATCTCTAAACTCGCCTATTTATTAGGCGGCTTTGGTTTCGGCCTCCTCCTCGAATACGTAAACGTAAAAGCCAATGCCGGTTACAGATACGGCCACTTCCTCCTCATGATCGGCGACATCCCCGTAGGCATAGGAGCCGGCTGGGGTATCATCATGTACACTTCCCGTCTGATCACCGAAAGCATGAACATGCGCCTCTGGCCTGCCGCCGCCATGGAAGCCCTCCTCGCTTTAAGCATCGACTGGAGCATGGATGTAGTCGCATATCGCCTCCACATGTGGCACTGGAACTGGGAAACGATCATCAATCCATCCGTCGCCTTAAGTGCTCAATACTTCGGCGTACCCTGGGGCAATTTCTACGGCTGGTTATGCGTCGTATTTTTCTACTCCCTCTTTTCCCGCTATCTCGAAAAGACCCGCATCTGGAAAATAGCCATTCCGCTGTTAGCCATTCTCATTTCACAAATCGCCTTATACGTCACCCTTTTCCCCATATCTTTTTTTCTAAAAGATCATTTTAATATCCTGAGCGCAGATAAGCTAGTATTCACCCTCCTTTTCTTTGCAACACTAACAGCAATTGAGATAATTAAAATGAAACGACAACCACTGAACTTACCCTTCATCACCTGGCTGGTACCGGCATGGTTTCACATATACTTTTTCTGCTGGTTATTCATAGGTGGTTTTGCGGCAGAAAATACCTGGATGACCATTCTCAGCGTACTAAGCTTATTAGTAGGAACGCTTATCCATTGGCTATTGATTTTAAATACTAAATCCCGAACTTAG
- a CDS encoding MFS transporter yields the protein MTTLLRIRAIFTGSVGNLVEWYDWYAYAAFAIYFAPSFFPKGNPTAQLLDTAAIFAVGFLMRPVGGWLFGTIADRTGRKTAMTLSVLLMSLGSLMIAVAPTYQTTGLFSPILLLLARLLQGLSVGGEYGTSATYLSEISTPDKRGFYSSFQYVTLIGGQLIALGVQLVLQKVFLTPDQLHAWGWRIPFVIGAFLSLFALIIRRHMEETIAVKKGDEKRGSLKVLFNEHPRAIMTVVGLTMGGTLAFYTYTTYMQKFLVNTVHLTKERSTVLTFWLMLIYACIQPLCGMLSDKIGRKPLLITFGVAGTLFTVPILTAVSHASTETTTFLLLLTALVIVSGYTSINAVVKAELFPAQVRALGVGLPYALTVAIFGGTAEYIALYCKKIGHEPWYYWYVTICVFISLIVYVFSRDTKKTSYMNKEL from the coding sequence ATGACCACACTACTTCGTATCAGGGCCATCTTCACCGGTTCTGTCGGCAACCTCGTAGAATGGTATGACTGGTATGCCTATGCTGCATTTGCAATTTACTTTGCTCCGTCCTTTTTTCCCAAAGGAAATCCTACTGCTCAGCTACTGGATACAGCAGCCATCTTCGCAGTTGGTTTTCTCATGCGCCCGGTAGGTGGCTGGCTCTTTGGAACGATTGCTGATCGTACGGGTCGGAAAACTGCGATGACATTGTCAGTATTGCTCATGTCACTGGGTAGCCTCATGATTGCAGTCGCTCCTACGTATCAGACTACTGGTTTATTTTCCCCCATATTATTATTGCTGGCACGGTTACTACAAGGTCTGAGTGTGGGTGGTGAATATGGTACTTCTGCTACCTACCTGAGTGAAATATCTACACCTGATAAAAGAGGTTTTTATTCCAGCTTTCAATACGTAACCCTCATCGGCGGACAACTCATCGCACTCGGGGTACAATTAGTATTGCAAAAAGTATTTCTCACCCCCGATCAATTGCATGCCTGGGGATGGCGTATACCATTTGTAATTGGCGCCTTCCTCTCCCTCTTTGCGCTCATCATCCGCCGCCATATGGAAGAAACAATTGCTGTAAAAAAAGGCGATGAAAAACGTGGTTCCCTGAAAGTATTATTCAATGAACATCCCAGGGCGATTATGACTGTGGTAGGATTAACAATGGGAGGAACATTGGCATTTTATACCTACACCACTTATATGCAGAAGTTCCTGGTGAATACCGTTCATCTTACCAAAGAAAGATCTACTGTGCTCACATTCTGGCTTATGCTCATTTATGCCTGCATACAGCCCCTCTGTGGTATGCTGAGTGATAAGATAGGCAGGAAACCTTTATTGATCACATTTGGGGTAGCAGGTACCTTATTTACCGTCCCTATCCTCACTGCGGTAAGTCATGCCAGCACAGAAACAACTACATTCCTTTTATTATTAACAGCCCTGGTAATAGTAAGTGGCTATACTTCTATCAATGCTGTGGTTAAAGCAGAATTATTCCCTGCTCAGGTGCGTGCACTAGGTGTAGGTTTACCCTACGCATTGACAGTCGCCATCTTTGGCGGTACTGCTGAATACATCGCACTGTATTGTAAGAAGATCGGTCATGAACCCTGGTATTATTGGTATGTGACAATTTGTGTGTTCATCTCCCTGATCGTATATGTGTTTTCCCGCGATACAAAAAAGACATCCTACATGAACAAAGAATTATAA
- the rpiA gene encoding ribose-5-phosphate isomerase RpiA, whose translation MDAITKAKKAAGEKAAALVQPGMLVGLGTGSTAYWAIEKIGQMVKEGLNIQAVATSIASEKQAIKLGIPITSFSEIQTLDLDIDGADEISEEGQLIKGGGGSLLREKIVALASRRRVIVGDERKFVKTLGKFPLPIEVVPFGWELVFKTLQALQGNPSLRTKDDQPYITDNSNYIIDCSFGVIREPELLHQQLKALTGVVETGLFLNLKPTVIIAYENGDVKTI comes from the coding sequence ATGGATGCAATCACAAAAGCAAAGAAAGCCGCTGGCGAAAAGGCCGCTGCTTTGGTACAACCAGGTATGCTGGTAGGCTTGGGTACAGGATCTACTGCATACTGGGCGATTGAAAAGATCGGTCAGATGGTGAAGGAAGGATTGAATATCCAGGCAGTGGCTACCTCCATTGCCTCGGAAAAACAGGCCATCAAACTGGGCATACCGATCACTTCATTCAGCGAAATACAGACATTGGATCTGGATATAGATGGGGCAGATGAAATCAGTGAAGAAGGACAGCTGATAAAAGGTGGCGGTGGTTCCCTGCTCAGAGAAAAGATTGTGGCGCTGGCCAGCAGAAGACGTGTGATCGTAGGTGATGAAAGAAAATTTGTAAAGACGCTTGGAAAGTTTCCATTACCAATAGAAGTCGTACCTTTTGGCTGGGAGCTGGTATTCAAAACACTGCAGGCACTGCAGGGAAATCCATCTCTCAGAACGAAAGACGATCAGCCTTATATTACGGACAACAGTAATTACATCATCGATTGTTCATTTGGCGTAATCCGTGAACCGGAGCTGCTGCATCAACAATTAAAAGCGCTTACGGGCGTTGTAGAGACAGGCCTGTTCCTGAATCTAAAGCCCACTGTGATAATTGCCTATGAAAACGGAGATGTAAAAACCATCTAA
- a CDS encoding isoprenylcysteine carboxylmethyltransferase family protein — protein MLYTTIVAIWLASEIFLNRIFRSGPQDRQKADRKSLLWIWVTIMATLPLGSFVAEYTVAPITSYPYFSKLGIAVIVVGMLFRFWSIYTLGHYFTVDVAIRDDHRIIQNGVYKYLRHPTYLGSLISFVGNGIAMNNYIAFLITVLPVTGAFLYRMHVEEQVLINNFGEEYKQYKKKTWRLIPFVF, from the coding sequence ATGTTATACACAACTATTGTCGCTATCTGGCTGGCTTCAGAGATCTTTCTGAACCGCATTTTCCGTTCCGGTCCTCAGGATAGACAGAAAGCAGACAGAAAATCGTTGCTCTGGATATGGGTGACGATTATGGCTACGTTGCCGCTGGGATCTTTTGTAGCGGAATATACAGTAGCCCCGATCACGAGCTATCCTTATTTTTCTAAACTTGGTATAGCGGTGATTGTAGTAGGAATGTTATTCCGGTTCTGGTCGATCTATACGTTAGGTCATTACTTTACGGTAGATGTAGCGATCCGGGATGATCACAGAATAATACAAAATGGTGTGTATAAGTATTTACGTCATCCGACGTATCTGGGATCGCTGATATCTTTTGTTGGCAATGGAATTGCGATGAATAACTATATTGCTTTTCTGATCACGGTATTGCCTGTAACCGGTGCTTTTTTGTATAGAATGCATGTAGAGGAACAGGTATTGATCAATAACTTCGGAGAGGAGTATAAACAGTATAAAAAGAAAACATGGCGGCTCATACCGTTCGTGTTTTAA
- a CDS encoding sulfurtransferase, translating to MSYTTFIQPKEALENLQDPNFLFVDCSYSLADKKWGVEEYKKAHIPGAVYADLHYDLSGEIIAGKTSRHPLPRKEALVKTLSKLGIDENVQVVVYDATAGFMAAARMWWLLRWAGHEKVAVLNGGKAVWAAAGYPLTGDIMPLQPKQFVGNFNDSMLASVSEVMASIEAGNTCLIDSRTADRYAGQNETIDPVAGHIPTAISKPFNAQIGAEGVAAPAVYKDHFKEEFAKGDVVFYCGSGVTAAYNVLLSVYAGYPFPKLYAGSWSEWITDPARPVA from the coding sequence ATGAGCTATACTACTTTCATTCAGCCGAAAGAGGCCCTTGAAAATTTGCAAGACCCCAATTTTCTGTTTGTTGATTGCAGCTATTCCCTGGCGGATAAAAAATGGGGGGTAGAAGAATATAAAAAAGCACACATTCCGGGTGCGGTATATGCAGATCTGCATTATGATCTGTCCGGTGAAATTATAGCTGGTAAAACCAGCCGACATCCATTACCAAGAAAAGAAGCTTTGGTAAAGACGCTTTCCAAACTGGGTATTGATGAAAATGTACAGGTGGTAGTGTACGATGCGACAGCGGGTTTTATGGCTGCTGCGAGAATGTGGTGGCTACTACGTTGGGCCGGGCATGAGAAGGTAGCAGTATTGAATGGTGGTAAGGCTGTATGGGCAGCAGCAGGTTATCCTTTGACGGGTGATATCATGCCTTTGCAACCAAAGCAGTTTGTAGGGAATTTTAATGATAGCATGCTGGCATCTGTGAGTGAAGTAATGGCGTCGATTGAAGCCGGTAATACCTGTTTGATAGATAGCAGAACTGCTGACAGGTATGCGGGGCAGAATGAAACCATTGATCCGGTAGCTGGTCATATTCCTACGGCGATTTCTAAACCTTTCAATGCACAGATAGGTGCAGAAGGGGTAGCAGCTCCTGCTGTGTATAAAGATCATTTCAAAGAAGAATTTGCAAAGGGGGATGTTGTATTTTATTGTGGCTCTGGTGTAACGGCGGCATACAATGTATTGCTGTCTGTATACGCCGGGTATCCTTTTCCTAAACTGTACGCGGGTTCATGGAGCGAATGGATCACAGATCCTGCACGTCCGGTAGCATAA
- a CDS encoding DUF1304 domain-containing protein — MVIIAKIFVGLVALEHLYILWMEMFAWETAGKRTFKQLPAEMFKPTKGLAANQGLYNGFLSAGLIWSFFISDPAWQKNIAVFFLSCVVIAGIFGALTAAKKIFFVQGLPALIGLVVTLLA, encoded by the coding sequence ATGGTCATTATTGCGAAGATCTTTGTAGGTCTGGTTGCATTGGAGCATCTGTATATCTTATGGATGGAAATGTTTGCGTGGGAGACTGCGGGCAAACGAACGTTCAAACAGTTGCCAGCTGAAATGTTTAAACCAACCAAGGGGCTGGCTGCCAACCAGGGATTGTACAATGGTTTTCTGTCAGCAGGGTTGATCTGGTCATTCTTTATCAGTGATCCTGCATGGCAAAAGAATATAGCTGTATTCTTTTTGAGTTGCGTGGTGATCGCGGGAATCTTTGGCGCCCTGACAGCGGCAAAGAAAATATTCTTTGTACAGGGACTGCCGGCATTGATTGGGTTGGTGGTAACTTTATTGGCGTAA